DNA from Rosa rugosa chromosome 6, drRosRugo1.1, whole genome shotgun sequence:
ATTACTTCACCCTTTTGTTAGTTTATCATTCATTCAACTTATCTTCAGAAATTTAATCATGGTACGTAAAGTACCATAAACCATAAACCTTACAGAGGCACAAAAGAAAAATGACTTAATTTAAAgtattgaattttttttgctACTGATATAAATATAAAAGTTATGTTCAAAATGCGAGAATGTTATCAGCAAAGCTAAACAGGCATCATGCATTGTGCGATTGACTATCATCCACTGGTGTTCTTCTCGACTTAGTATCATTAAGCTAGTTCTGATATATTTAAGAAGCAAAATCCCCAGAGAGCCATAAGCATGCAATTACCTTTAAACCATTCATCTTGTCATGGAAAACCATTTTGCAGCTATAGGAGCAACAGCCAAAGAAATTACTAATTACAtttgagaagagagaaaacacCTTGAAAATTAACTACAAAGTCATCACATAGAAACTCTTCCCTTACCAAACTTTCCATTTCTCCATTCAAAGTCCTCCAATATTCCCCAAAGTGGAGCATATATAATTAAGTTGCAACAAGTCCCATATAAATTTGCTATTCAAAAACCACAGAGACCTTCTGGAAACAAAGCTGCATAAGGAACAGAAAAGGGAGAGTAAATCACAGAACCTGCAAAGGTATGCATGAAGGCATGAAGTCTTCCAATGTTTCTACATTGAGACTCCTGATGGTCCATTACAGACGTGATTCACAAGAAATAAATGGACAATGACAGGGTAATCATTGAATTAATTAAAATCAATGAAGTGAACTTCTGAGAATCAATTAAGTACGAGAAAACTGTATTGAAAACTGATTGCGTTGAAAAAATGATGGTGTATGTGGAGGTAGATAGTTACAAGAGCCCAACAGAATGCAACATTGGAGATTTGGAGATGTGATTTGATTTTTGTAATGAATAAAAGtgatgttttgttttattttatattctaaatttctaatgtTAGGTGAAAATTTCTATGCCGGCTGTCTAGGCATTATCATACTTTATCAGTATTAGATACTGTATGTTAAAATTATACATCTCACCAAGAAATCTGACCCCAAAGCTATGAGTAAGACGTAGAGACCTAAAAATTGACCTCCTTGAAGTGTTCGTACATGGATGGACATTCCTAAGACCTCTCTCAAATTTTTCTCTCATCAAGTTAATTTGATAAGATTCCTCATAATGAGAATGAGTTAATGGAATTTGACGAAGAAGAACAACCACAACAACATGTGCACTGTTCAGACGCTTGTGTGTGTGAAACAAGTGAAGCAAGAGATTGCAGAAGAGTGGAATGAGACTATGCCATTGCCTGGAGACATCATCGAAGGCTTTTACAATGGCGAGAGTGATGAGTTTTTTGTGCCCACCAAAGCTAAGTCTGAGCTTAGTTCACAGCTTGCTAAGATAAGCAGCCAACATATAGAGGTCATATGGGTGAAGGTCAGAAGGGGTGATACCACTCGCAAGCTCCGGGCGCGTGTTGCGGTGGAGAGGCTTTCCATGCTTCAAAGAAAGTATAGCATCAAAGCAGCCACAGATGACAGACATGTTGCAGTTATAGGGGACTTGACCTCGGATCAATGCACCGAGCTGCAAGGTATGTTCTTTATATTTACACCGTTAAGGATATAAGCACAATCTATATCAGCTAGCATAACATAGTACTTCCGATATGGATGTTATATGATTTTGCAGAAATGAGCAGGAGTTTGGTAAATGTGGAAAACAGAGGATATAACAAAAGGGGAGTAAAATATGACTGGAAGATGAAAGTGAGCAAGTATTTGCCTGACCAACGTTGCACGGTTGTTAGCTCTATTCTGTTCATGCCAATGCAGGGTGAGTACTGCACTGAGGCCACAACAGCAAGGTGCATGGCTTGGTTTTCTGCAGCAGTTTCTTCAGGGGCTCCTCTTGTTTTTGTTAATATTCAAACCGAACAGACTGTGACCTCGGTATGATCATTCCCCCTTAACTCTTGTTTACTAGTGCTGAAATTCTTGCTTGCTTGTAAACCCTTGTGGTTATTAATGGTTTTGAaataacttttgcatgtttttcttttcttttttttccttgaaggAGAAAAGTAATTTAACAGGAAAGGAAATGAGTTGGAGTAAACACCAACAAAACCATGCAACGACGGTCCAAATACTCCAGGGTATAAGACTCTGGTTTATGCCGGGCGTTGCAGAAGTGTCATTCGATTTGGTGCCCCAAACCGGTGAAGTCCGATTTGGATTGGACATCAAACGGACAGAAGAGGttaaatttctgatttttttttttttagtcatatGAGTTTCTCTAAGGTTTGTCGAACACATTAGCCTCGGCCAACATTTGTTTTCA
Protein-coding regions in this window:
- the LOC133718163 gene encoding uncharacterized protein LOC133718163 isoform X1 — encoded protein: MCTVQTLVCVKQVKQEIAEEWNETMPLPGDIIEGFYNGESDEFFVPTKAKSELSSQLAKISSQHIEVIWVKVRRGDTTRKLRARVAVERLSMLQRKYSIKAATDDRHVAVIGDLTSDQCTELQVLPIWMLYDFAEMSRSLVNVENRGYNKRGVKYDWKMKVSKYLPDQRCTVVSSILFMPMQGEYCTEATTARCMAWFSAAVSSGAPLVFVNIQTEQTVTSEKSNLTGKEMSWSKHQQNHATTVQILQGIRLWFMPGVAEVSFDLVPQTGEVRFGLDIKRTEEGLICIYSVAKGTPADRAGLRSLHAEAYASGYLLVMSRLEGKSLMPSHADISGLIHCCDHTEIKDTLVSAIDQMDRIQIHVMAWSNQARPTTPNTTAVGATMLRPRPS
- the LOC133718163 gene encoding uncharacterized protein LOC133718163 isoform X2, giving the protein MCTVQTLVCVKQVKQEIAEEWNETMPLPGDIIEGFYNGESDEFFVPTKAKSELSSQLAKISSQHIEVIWVKVRRGDTTRKLRARVAVERLSMLQRKYSIKAATDDRHVAVIGDLTSDQCTELQEMSRSLVNVENRGYNKRGVKYDWKMKVSKYLPDQRCTVVSSILFMPMQGEYCTEATTARCMAWFSAAVSSGAPLVFVNIQTEQTVTSEKSNLTGKEMSWSKHQQNHATTVQILQGIRLWFMPGVAEVSFDLVPQTGEVRFGLDIKRTEEGLICIYSVAKGTPADRAGLRSLHAEAYASGYLLVMSRLEGKSLMPSHADISGLIHCCDHTEIKDTLVSAIDQMDRIQIHVMAWSNQARPTTPNTTAVGATMLRPRPS